In one Accipiter gentilis chromosome 4, bAccGen1.1, whole genome shotgun sequence genomic region, the following are encoded:
- the LOC126037884 gene encoding mitogen-activated protein kinase kinase kinase 3-like isoform X1 produces MDEEEALNSIMKDLAALGKCGGLLDNNRNKNSVHSSKQQRNVRIKFEYEGEKRIIQFPRPVKFKEVVQKVTDAFGQTMDLVCVNNELLIALKSQEDLDKAMEQLELSPSLKSLRILVSAPKKANLLQPNNSKQHEMRISRSMGDIMGSLYKDAERTRKYSTGSLHTGRSSPPPGSVPEEQQQIARQGSYTSINSEGEFIPETMDQNMLEAFISPDESLSGSCQSLDRSVDSPPFTQTPVPGRKTHPKDSLDCMDFDIPFCERFGKGGTFPRQYHLSQSRKDYSDGRRTFPRSYFPQENLFQLVPSSRTKSFNGDSKLSTLQYDEYRPKWWNNCEKGLQVFSTSPTKARNSLQAPVNWRLGKLLGRGAFGEVYLCYDADTGRELSVKQVPFDPDSQETSKEVNALECEIQLLKTLRHDRIVQYYGCLRDPEEKKLSIFVEYMPGGSIKDQLKAYGALTENVTRKYTRQILQGVFYLHSNMIVHRDIKGANILRDSAGNVKLGDFGASKRIQTICMSGTGIKSVTGTPYWMSPEVISGEGYGRKADVWSVACTVVEMLTEKPPWAEFEAMAAIFKIATQPTNPQLPDGVSNSCRNFLKQIFVEEKRRPTAEDLLRHPFVNCGL; encoded by the exons cagcGAAATGTCAGGATCAAGTTTGAATACGAAGGAGAAAAAAG GATTATCCAGTTTCCAAGACCAGTCAAATTCAAAGAAGTGGTGCAGAAGGTCACGGATGCTTTTGGACAGACGATGGACTTAGTCTGTGTGAACAATGAG CTCCTGATCGCGCTGAAATCCCAGGAAGATTTGGACAAAGCGATGGAACAGTTGGAGCTGAGCCCTTCCCTGAAGAGCCTGCGGATCCTTGTGAGCGCTCCAAAGAAAGCGAAT CTACTCCAGCCAAACAACAGTAAACAGCACGAAATGAGGATCTCCAGATCCATGGGTGATATCATGGGATCCCTGTACAAAGACGCTGAGAGGACGCGGAAGTATTCAACAG GCTCTCTGCACACTGGCCGGAGTTCTCCACCCCCAGGGAGTGTtcctgaagagcagcagcagatcgCTCGCCAAGGATCCTATACCAGCATCAACAGCGAAGGCGAGTTCATCCCTGAGACCATGGATCAGAAT aTGCTTGAAGCTTTCATCAGCCCCGATGAGTCACTGTCTGGGAGCTGCCAGTCGCTGGACAGATCTGTGGACAG CCCTCCCTTTACCCAAACCCCTGTTCCTGGAAGGAAGACCCATCCGAAAGACAGTCTTGATTGCATGG ATTTCGACATCCCATTCTGCGAGAGGTTTGGTAAAGGTGGGACCTTCCCAAGGCAGTACCACCTCTCCCAAAGTCGCAAGGACTACAGTGATG GCCGGAGGACTTTCCCCAGGAGTTACTTCCCACAGGAGAATCTGTTTCAGCTGGTCCCTTCTAGCCGAACTAAGAGCTTTAATGGGGACAGCAAGCTCAGCACCTTGCAGTACGACGAGTACAGGCCCAAATGGTGGAACAATTGTGAAAAAGGTCTGCAGGTCTTCAGCACCTCCCCTACAAAAGCTAGGAACT CTCTGCAGGCACCTGTGAACTGGAGGCTGGGGAAGCTGCTTGGAAGAGGAGCTTTTGGGGAAGTTTATCTCTGCTACGATGCTGACACTGGCCGGGAGCTGTCAGTGAAGCAGGTGCCTTTCGACCCTGACAGTCAAGAGACAAGTAAA GAGGTGAATGCCTTAGAATGTGAGATTCAGCTGTTGAAGACTCTCCGTCATGACAGGATAGTGCAGTACTACGGGTGCTTGCGGGATCCTGAGGAGAAGAAACTGTCTATCTTTGTTGAATACATGCCAGGG GGCTCAATAAAGGACCAGCTAAAAGCTTACGGTGCTCTGACAGAGAACGTCACACGGAAGTACACCAGGCAGATCCTGCAGGGAGTCTTCTACTTACACAGCAATATGATTGTCCACAGGGACATTAAAG GTGCCAATATTTTGAGAGATTCTGCTGGAAATGTGAAACTTGGAGATTTTGGGGCCAGCAAACGCATCCAGACCATCTGCATGTCTGGGACTGGGATTAAATCTGTCACTGGAACACCGTACTGGATGAGCCCAGAAGTTATCAGTGGAGAGGGCTACGGAAGGAAAGCTGATGTGTG GAGCGTGGCCTGCACCGTGGTGGAGATGTTAACGGAGAAGCCGCCGTGGGCAGAGTTTGAAGCCATGGCGGCTATTTTTAAAATCGCCACCCAGCCCACCAACCCCCAGCTCCCTGACGGCGTCTCAAACTCCTGTCGCAACTTCCTCAAGCAGATCTTTGTGGAGGAGAAGCGGAGGCCAACGGCCGAGGACCTGCTGAGGCACCCCTTCGTCAACTGCGGGCTCTGA
- the LOC126037884 gene encoding mitogen-activated protein kinase kinase kinase 3-like isoform X2 produces the protein MDEEEALNSIMKDLAALGKCGGLLDNNRNKNSVHSSKQQRNVRIKFEYEGEKRIIQFPRPVKFKEVVQKVTDAFGQTMDLVCVNNELLIALKSQEDLDKAMEQLELSPSLKSLRILVSAPKKANLLQPNNSKQHEMRISRSMGDIMGSLYKDAERTRKYSTGSLHTGRSSPPPGSVPEEQQQIARQGSYTSINSEGEFIPETMDQNMLEAFISPDESLSGSCQSLDRSVDSPPFTQTPVPGRKTHPKDSLDCMDFDIPFCERFGKGGTFPRQYHLSQSRKDYSDGRRTFPRSYFPQENLFQLVPSSRTKSFNGDSKLSTLQYDEYRPKWWNNCEKALQAPVNWRLGKLLGRGAFGEVYLCYDADTGRELSVKQVPFDPDSQETSKEVNALECEIQLLKTLRHDRIVQYYGCLRDPEEKKLSIFVEYMPGGSIKDQLKAYGALTENVTRKYTRQILQGVFYLHSNMIVHRDIKGANILRDSAGNVKLGDFGASKRIQTICMSGTGIKSVTGTPYWMSPEVISGEGYGRKADVWSVACTVVEMLTEKPPWAEFEAMAAIFKIATQPTNPQLPDGVSNSCRNFLKQIFVEEKRRPTAEDLLRHPFVNCGL, from the exons cagcGAAATGTCAGGATCAAGTTTGAATACGAAGGAGAAAAAAG GATTATCCAGTTTCCAAGACCAGTCAAATTCAAAGAAGTGGTGCAGAAGGTCACGGATGCTTTTGGACAGACGATGGACTTAGTCTGTGTGAACAATGAG CTCCTGATCGCGCTGAAATCCCAGGAAGATTTGGACAAAGCGATGGAACAGTTGGAGCTGAGCCCTTCCCTGAAGAGCCTGCGGATCCTTGTGAGCGCTCCAAAGAAAGCGAAT CTACTCCAGCCAAACAACAGTAAACAGCACGAAATGAGGATCTCCAGATCCATGGGTGATATCATGGGATCCCTGTACAAAGACGCTGAGAGGACGCGGAAGTATTCAACAG GCTCTCTGCACACTGGCCGGAGTTCTCCACCCCCAGGGAGTGTtcctgaagagcagcagcagatcgCTCGCCAAGGATCCTATACCAGCATCAACAGCGAAGGCGAGTTCATCCCTGAGACCATGGATCAGAAT aTGCTTGAAGCTTTCATCAGCCCCGATGAGTCACTGTCTGGGAGCTGCCAGTCGCTGGACAGATCTGTGGACAG CCCTCCCTTTACCCAAACCCCTGTTCCTGGAAGGAAGACCCATCCGAAAGACAGTCTTGATTGCATGG ATTTCGACATCCCATTCTGCGAGAGGTTTGGTAAAGGTGGGACCTTCCCAAGGCAGTACCACCTCTCCCAAAGTCGCAAGGACTACAGTGATG GCCGGAGGACTTTCCCCAGGAGTTACTTCCCACAGGAGAATCTGTTTCAGCTGGTCCCTTCTAGCCGAACTAAGAGCTTTAATGGGGACAGCAAGCTCAGCACCTTGCAGTACGACGAGTACAGGCCCAAATGGTGGAACAATTGTGAAAAAG CTCTGCAGGCACCTGTGAACTGGAGGCTGGGGAAGCTGCTTGGAAGAGGAGCTTTTGGGGAAGTTTATCTCTGCTACGATGCTGACACTGGCCGGGAGCTGTCAGTGAAGCAGGTGCCTTTCGACCCTGACAGTCAAGAGACAAGTAAA GAGGTGAATGCCTTAGAATGTGAGATTCAGCTGTTGAAGACTCTCCGTCATGACAGGATAGTGCAGTACTACGGGTGCTTGCGGGATCCTGAGGAGAAGAAACTGTCTATCTTTGTTGAATACATGCCAGGG GGCTCAATAAAGGACCAGCTAAAAGCTTACGGTGCTCTGACAGAGAACGTCACACGGAAGTACACCAGGCAGATCCTGCAGGGAGTCTTCTACTTACACAGCAATATGATTGTCCACAGGGACATTAAAG GTGCCAATATTTTGAGAGATTCTGCTGGAAATGTGAAACTTGGAGATTTTGGGGCCAGCAAACGCATCCAGACCATCTGCATGTCTGGGACTGGGATTAAATCTGTCACTGGAACACCGTACTGGATGAGCCCAGAAGTTATCAGTGGAGAGGGCTACGGAAGGAAAGCTGATGTGTG GAGCGTGGCCTGCACCGTGGTGGAGATGTTAACGGAGAAGCCGCCGTGGGCAGAGTTTGAAGCCATGGCGGCTATTTTTAAAATCGCCACCCAGCCCACCAACCCCCAGCTCCCTGACGGCGTCTCAAACTCCTGTCGCAACTTCCTCAAGCAGATCTTTGTGGAGGAGAAGCGGAGGCCAACGGCCGAGGACCTGCTGAGGCACCCCTTCGTCAACTGCGGGCTCTGA